The nucleotide window AACGTAATTTCTAATACCTCAAACAAAAAGAGCACTCTTCGAAAAGAATGCTCTTTAATAAAAACCTTAAAAATTCAAAAAAATTATAATGACACCCCTCGTTTCCAAGGGATAAAGACATCCTGTTTCAGTTGGTCTGCTTTCGTTTCTACGTTTCCGCTCGCCAATTCGATGATGTAATCTACGATCTCCTCACCAACTTCCTGAATGCTTTTTTCGCCCGTGATCACAGTTCCTGCATTCACATCGATGATGTCCGACATTCTGTTAATCAATGCCGTGTTAGAAGAGATTTTCACAACTGGTGCGATCGGATTTCCCATTGGATTTCCTAAACCTGTGGTGAATAGAACAACTGTTGCACCAGATCCTACCAATCCTGTGGTACATTCGGCATCATTTCCTGGCGTGTTCAAAAGATTCAGACCTGGTTTCGAAATATATTCACCGTAATCCAAAACATCTACGATTGGTGCAGTTCCACCTTTTTTGGAAGCACCTGCAGATTTCATCGCGTCAGTGATCAATCCATCTTTGATATTTCCTGGTGATGGATTCATATCAAATCCTGAACCTGCATCTACAACAGATTTTTCAAAAGCTTTCATTAATGATAAAAACTTGTCTGCTTTTTCTTCGTCCACGCATCGGTTCATCAATTCTTGCTCAACGCCACACAATTCCGGAAATTCTGCCAAGATTGTTTTTCCGCCCAACGCTGCAAAAATATCGGACACAACGCCCAAAGCTGGGTTGGCAGATATTCCTGAGAATCCATCGGATCCACCGCATTCCAAACCAATACTGATCTTCGAAACTGGCGCAGGCTGACGCTCGATTTTGTTGGCTCTTTTGATGGCTTCGAAAGAATCTTTGATCACCATTTGGAACATCTTATCTGTAGTTCCGATTTTCTGTTGTTCGAAGACCAAGATTTCCTTGTCGCTGTTCGGACTCATTTCTTTCAAAGCATTTTGAAAAATATCAACCTGAAGATTCTGACAGCCTAAACTCAAAACTGTTGCACCAGCTACATTAGGGTTGTTTACATAACCTGCGAGCAACTTTGCCAACAGTTCCGAATCTTGTCTGATACCACCACAACCACCTTGGTGATTGATGAATTTGACTTCGATATTGTCCAGAAGATTCTCATTTCTTGAGTTGTCTTCTATCTCTGCGATGTTTTTTTCCTCAATCAAAGAGCGTAGGAAGTTCTTGTAGGAAACCTCTTTCTTCGGTAACAATTCGTTTTCGAAAATATCTTTCAGCTTCTCGATGTTCTTGTTTTCACAAAACACCAATGGGAAAAACAACCAGACATTTTTGGTTCCAACTTGCCCGTCAGAACGGTGATAACCATTGAACGTCTTGTCTTTCCAACGGTCAACATTTGGTGGCGTCCAGCCAAGATTTCCAGTCTTTTTGAAAACCGGTTCACTCTGGTGCTTCACATTTTCAGTCGTGATCACTTCCCCTTTTTGGATGGCTTGATTGGCTTTCCCAACCACAACACCATACATTATGATTTGGTCGCCAGCTTCAAAATGTTCTCCAGCGAATTTATGTTTAGCTTTTGTATCCGTTAAAACTTGGTATGGCGTTCCGTCTAGATCAACGATTTCGCCAGCGTAAAGATCCATCAGCGCTACAACAACGTTGTCTTTTGGATTTACTTTTAATACTTTTTTCATAATTTTTAAGTATTTTAAAAATTAATTGTTTGTCATTTAATAATTATTTGGGCAGCTATTTCCGTCTTCCGTTCCCAATTGTCATTCTGAGGTTCTCGAAGAATCCGCTCAAGCCGGGCTGCATTCGATTTGTAAATCATTTGATTTATTCAGATTGACAGCAATTTATCAATTTTGTCAGGCTGAGGTTCTCGAAGCCAAATAAATACTATTGAATGAAATTCTTATAACCTTCCTCAATCCCTTTGGAATCGATTGCACTCAACGCTTTGGTCACAGATTCCAATAGTCCTTGAACTTCTGTAAGATCCTGATCCCAGAAACTTATTTCAGACAAAGCTGCTTTTGCCACTTCTCCAAGATCATTAGTCGCCCAGATCTCGTTGAATCTTTTTACAACTGGCGCATCATCCATCACTGGAAGTTGTTTTCCATTGAATTCACCTTGGTAGAATCTAATCAATGCGGCAAGAGCAAACGTCAGGTTTACAGGCAATTCTTTTTTATCTTCAACATATTGCAACAAACTTGGCAATACTCTCACTTTGAATTTCGCAATTGAGTTCAACGCAATGCTAGAAAGCTGATGTTTCAAAAATGGATTTCTGAATCTGTCAAAAACTTCCTCAGCGAAAGCCGTCAATTCTTCTTTTGATAAATCTAAAGTTGGAATGATTTCGTTATAAACCGTATCGCTGATCCATTTTCCAGCGAAATCTGCGTCGATGGCTTCTTTCACAGTTTCTTTTCCGTCAAGTATAGAGAATGCCAACATTGCGGTGTGAGCACCATTTAGGATTCTTACTTTTCTGGTTCTGTACGGTGTGATATCATCAACAATCAAAACCTGATCATCAATTTTATCAAAAGGTATCTTCGCTTTCAATTTGTCATCACCTTCAATCACCCAAAGTAAGAATGCTTCGCAAACTACCATCAAGCTATCATCATAATCAAATTTAGCTTCGTATTCGTCTTTTTCTTCTCTTGGATATCCAGGTACGATTCTGTCCACCAATGTGTTGTGGAAAGAGTTGCTGTTTTCTACCCAAGCAGAGAAACCTTCTTCAAGATTCCAAAGTTGAGCATATTGAAGGATATATTTTTTTAATGTCAATCCATTATTCTCGATCAATTCGCACGGAATGATGTGAAGACCTTTGTCATCAGCACCATTGAAGTATTTGAATCTTTCGTAAAGGAAAGCAGTCACTTTTGCAGGGAAATTTTTGTGAGGTCCAGCTTCCAAAGAAGTTTCGGACTCGTCAAAAGCAATTCCTGCCTCAGTTGTATTGGATAAGATGAATTGTAAATCTTCCCCTTTCGCTAGATCTAGATATTCTTGATAATGTTCGTAAGGACTCAAAGATCTTTGAATTGCGGAGATCACGCTTTGGTCGTCCACAATTTGACCTTTCTTCACACCTCTTACAAAAAGAGTGTAAAGGTTGTTTTGCTCTTCCAGCATATCCACAAGTCCACCTTGTGTTGGCTGAACAACGGCAACTCCAGCATTGAAACCAGCTTCTTTGTTCATCTTGTCAATCAAGTAATCAACAAAGGCACGCAAGAAGTTTCCTTCTCCAAATTGTAAAAATTTTATAGGTAGTTTCTCAGTTAATGCTGAGTTTTCACGGCTAAGTTTTTGTTTTGTCTGATATTCCATTTTCTTTATTCTTTAATGATTTTGTAAGTTGGAACCAATGATTTCATTACAAACCATGCAATCAAATAAGCGACTGCACAGAATGAGAAAATAATCATATATCCTTTGTCGATGCCGTCTACAACCACGGCACCAGATTTTTGTAATTGTGCAAAAAAACCTTCCGGCAAACGTTGATCTGCATATTGGGGGAATTTTTCCAAAAGTGGAACGCCATCCACAGTCGTCCAAGCTTTGTGCGAATAATCGAACAATAGACCAGAACTTTTATTGATAATTGTAGAACCGATTCCGCCTGCCAATCCACCAATTCCTGTAATGGTCGCAATTGCTTTTTTAGGGAACATATCACCAACAGTGGAGAAGATATTCGCGGACCAAGCCTGATGCGCCGCACCTGCAATACCAATGATCAGTACTGGGAACCAGTAAGAGACTTTACCTGTAGATTGTGCCAATAATGCCAACAATGGGAAGAATGCGAAGATCAACATCGCTTTCATACGACCAGAATAAGGGTTCATTCCTTTCTTTTCTACAAAGTAAGTCGGAAGCCAACCACCAACGATGGATACCAAAGTAATCATATATAGAACGAACAATGGAAATGCACTCTGCGTACTGTCCATTCCGTAAACTGAACTTAGATAAGCTGGTGTCCAGAAAAGGTAAAACCACCAAACGCCATCTGTCATAAACTTTCCAAAGACAAAAGCCCAGGTCTGTCTATATTTGAAACATTGCGCCAACGTAAAAGTTGTTTTTGGCTGAGACAAATCTTCTATGATTGTAGTATCGATATCTTGATTGATGTAATCCAATTCACCTTGATTCACTTTCGGATGCTCGTGTGGTTTTTTGTAGTAGAAAATCCAAATTCCCATCCACAAAAATCCTAGGGCACCAATGATGATAAACGCCATCTCCCAACCTAAAGCCTGCGCAATAAAAGGAATAGAAATCGGCGCCGCAAGCGCTCCAACCGTTGCACCAGCGTTGAAAATACTGGTTGCCAAAGCTCTGTCTTTTTTAGGGAAATATTCTGCCGTAGTTTTGATGGCCGCAGGGAAGTTTCCAGCTTCACCAATGGCCAAGATCAATCTTGCAAAAATGAATAAGGCAACACTTACGTTGATCACTCGGGAAATATCTTTAACTGTGGCAATGTTGTGTTTTGCACCTTCAAAACTTACAAACCAATCGCCTAATATGATCCCAGATGTCGCGATCCCACAAAACGCGTGTAAAACTGCACCCACAGACCAAACTCCGATTGCCCAAAGAAAGCCTTTTTTGGTGTCCATCCAATCCACAAATTTCCCTGCGAAGATCATACTTGCAGCATAGAAAATCGAGAACAATGCGGTGATGTTACCATAATCATTATTGTCCCAATGGAATTCTGGTGCAATAAAATCTTTCCAAGTCAAAGATAGAACTTGCCTGTCCAGATAGTTTACCGTAGTTGCCAAGAAAAGCAAACCAACGATGGTCCATCTGAAAGTGGTCGGTTTTGTGGTTGTAGATTGATTCATATTTGAATGATTTGGTTGTGTTTTTTATTTTTAAGAAGCTTTTATCGATTTGATGATCTCTAAAACTTTTTTGGTTTCGTTTTCTATGGTGGCATAGTCTTTTGAAGCCATCAATTCTTTGCTTACTAATTTGCTTCCCATTCCAACAGCAGAAACACCAGCTTTGAACCAGCTTTCGATGCTTTCTTTGGTGGTGTCAACACCGCCGGTTGGCATAAAAACTAAATTAGGAAACACGTCTTTTATCGCACTCATAAAACCTGGACCTAAAGCATTTCCCGGGAATAGTTTCACGAAAGTCACGCCTGCATTTTCTGCTGCGATGATGTCTGTTGGCGTCATACAACCTGGGCTGTAAAGCAAATGTTTGGAGATCAAAAATTCTGCAACTTCGGGTACAAATCCTGGACTGATAAAGAAATCTGCGCCAGCTTTTACATAAGCATCTGCCTGCACCAAATTCTTGATTGTTCCGATTCCTAAAAGCATTTCTGGCATTTCGGCATTTCTCAATTCTACCATTTTGGTGAAATTCGAAAGTGCGTTTTCGCCTCTGCTTGTATATTCTACAGCACGGATTCCAGCTCTGTAAAGCGCTTTCAGTATGTCGAGAGTTACCGTTTCGTCAGCGTTGTAATACAAAGGCAAAATACCTTGGTTGATGATGGCATTGGTAACTAATTGAATCTTTGTCATTTTTCTTAAATTTTTACTTTAAAAACTATTTTTCTAATAAAGCCGTTTCCAATCATCGGTGCGTGGACATCATTTGGATAAAAAATAGCAAACTGATTATCGTTTAATTGGAAAAACATATCTGGATCATCATTGTAAAAAAGAACATCTTTTTCTGCATTGTATTCTCCGATTGGGTTTGTGCATTTTTGCCTTGGTTTCCAACCCATATTTTCTATTCCCTTCAGACAAATTTGAATATCGATATTTTGATTATGACATTCGAATTTGGAAAGACTTTCTTCTTTTGTTTTGGCCATTTCATCAAAAACAATCATTCTAAGATCTTCCTGAATCTCTGTAACTCCAACTTCTAAAGAATCTAAATTCTTGTTTTTTAAATAGTCGAAAGCTTTTTCAAATAATGGATTTAGCAAAAAATATTGAGAAGCATTTTCTAATGTATCTATGATCATTTTTTTCTAAATTATCTCTTTATTCTTCCGCCCTTGTCGCCATTCATCACATCCAAAATGTCAGAAGCGCTACAATGGTTGATGTCGCCAGGAACCGTGTGTTTAATCGCACAAGCGGCGTTTCCAAACTTAAGAGCAGTTTCATCATCAAAGTTTAATAGACCATAGATCAAACCTGCAGCGAACGCATCGCCAGTTCCGATTCTATCTACAACTTGAAGGATTTCGATTGGTTCAGATTCGAAGTACGTTTCGTTTGCCCAAGCTCTTCCTTGGGTTTCCTGAGTACTTGCGCTGGCACCGACTCTCACTTTGTCAAATATCTTTTTGATAGATGGCATTTGCTTTTGAAACTCTTTACAAGCCTCGATGAAACTGTCTTTATCAGAAGAGAATTTTGTTCCGATGATCTCGTTGATCTCATTCACGCCACCGATAAAAATAGTGGAGTAGGACACCAATTCTTTCAAAACTTCGAAGCCTTCTTTTCCATATTTCCAAAGGTTGGAACGGTAAGCTGGGTCAGCAGTGATTTCGATTCCTTTTTCGTTGGCAGTTTTCAAACCTTGTTTCAAAGCGATGTAAGCACTTTCCGAAATTCCGGGAGAGATTCCTGTCCAATGGAAATAGTCTGCACCTTCCAAGGCTTTTTCCCAGTCGATCTGGTTTGGATTGATATTTGCAAATGAACCATTCAAACGGTTGTAAGCAATTCTGGAAGCACGAACAGAAGAACCAACTTCAAGAAAATACAATCCCAAAGGATGCTCGTTTTTTGCAATGTGAGTGGTATCTATGCCATAACTTTTGATGGATGAAATGGCTGATTCTCCAACGAAATCATCAGAAACAACGCTCACGTGTTTTACGTCACAACCCATTGTCGCCAGTGACGCCGCAACGTTCAGTTCTGTGCCTCCGAAAAAGAATTCCATCTCGTTGCTTTGCTTCATCATCCTGTTGTTGGCAGGTGACAATCGCATAATCACTTCTCCAAAGCTTACTACTTTGCCCATTAATCTAAATTTATTTTAAGAATCAAGATACAAGAATCGAGATTCTGGATTTTGTTATTTAATAGGATTTTATCCTACCTTTTTGTTAAATCATCCCTTTGGGACTTTGTTGATTTATTTAATAAAATCTTCTCTGTGCGGGCTGAAAACATCAACCAAGATTCCGTCTTCGAGACAGACAACACCGTGAACAATATTTGAATGTACGAAAAATGAATCACCTTTTTTTAAGGTTGTTTTTTCTTCGCCGATGGTCACTTCGAAACTTCCTTCAGAAACGTAAGTTACCTGAATGTGTGGATGTTGATGTGCATAGCCAATTCCTCCTTTTTTGAAACGAACATTCACCATCATTACAGAATTGTCGTAGCCAACAATCTGTCGGTCGATGTATTCATCTATTTTTTCCCATTCTGTAGAATCGGATTTGTAGAATGTTTGTGGTGTATGTTCTGTTTTCATTTTTAATTTTTTAGAATCGAGATTCAAGATGTGAGAATCAGGATTTTTCTTTTTTAACAGCGAATCACTCGCAGCCCGACTTGAGCGGAAATCCTTTTTTGCTTTTACTTAAGTTCTATTTGAACTGAAATCGTCTGCAAAAAAGATTGGGAGCGGAAGGCGGAAATAGCTGCCCAAATCTTTATTTTATTTCCTTCGAGAGCCTCAGGATGACAATTTAAAAAGTGAAATAGTCTTTTGCATTGTTATAACAGATGTCCGAAACTATTTTTCCTACTAAATCCATATCTTGTGGAAGTTCTCCAGACTCGATCTCGTTTCCTAACAAGTTACATAAAACTCTGCGGAAATATTCGTGTCTTGGGAAAGAAAGGAAACTTCTGGAATCCGTTAGCATTCCAACGAAAGTGCTGATCAATCCCATATTTGAAAGGGCGTTCAGTTGTTTTTCCATTCCATCTTTCTGGTCCAAAAACCACCATCCGGAACCAAATTGTACTTTTCCTTTCACAGAACCATCGTTGAAATTTCCAATCATCGTTGCCATAATTTCGTTGTCGGCAGGATTTAGATTGTAGATGATGGTTTTTGTCAATTTATCTTTGGAATCCAAGGTGTTAAGGAATCTTGAAAGATTCGCCGCCTGACTGAAATCGCCGATAGAATCCCAACCTGTGTCTGGTCCAAGAACTTTCAGCATTCTTGCATTGTTGTTTCTCAACGCGCCCAAATGATATTGCTGAACCCAACCCAAAGAATGGTAAGTTTCTCCTAAAAACAAAAGAATCGCTGTTTTGAATTGCTCAATCTGATGTGCTGTTAAGGCTTCTCCTTTTCTCTTCGTTTCGAAAATCGAGTTGATCTCTGAATCTGTGAACGTTTCGAAAGAGATATTGTTCAATCCGTGATCACACAATCTGCAACCGTTTTCGTGGAAAAACTGGATTCTTTTGTTCAAAGCGTCCTGCAAATCTTGGTAAGAATTGATTTCAATACCTGCAGATTCGCCTAATTTATCGATGTAAGCATTGTAATCTTCGTTGTCAATCAAAATCGCTTTATCAGGACGGAAAGCCGTGCTAACTTTGATTCCGATGTTGTTCTGTTTGATTGTTTGATGATATTCCAAAGTGTCAATCGGATCTTCTGTCGTACAAACTGTTTCCACATTTCTCATTTTCAACAAGCCGTGAACAGATTTTTCCGGTGTCTGAAGTTGAGCTGATACATTTTCGTAAACTTCGTCTGTATTTTTTTCACTTAGCAAGTCATAAACGTCAAAATATCTTGCCAATTCCAAATGCGTCCAATGGAACAAAGGATTTCTCAAAGTATTCGGAACTGTTTTTGCCCACGCGGCGAATTTTTCTTTGTCAGAAGCGTTTCCAGTGATGAATTTTTCGTTCACGCCCATCGTTCTCATCGCTCTCCATTTGTAATGGTCGCCACCGATCCAGACTTGAGTAATGTTTTCAAACTGACGGTTTTCTGCGATCTCTTTTGGAGGCAAGTGGTTGTGATAATCGATGATCGGCTGTTTTTCTGCAAAATTGAAATACAACTCTTCAGCGAATTTATTTTTTAGTAAAAATGTATCTGTGATAAATGGTTTTGTACTCATAACGAGATTTTTGTTGATAGACTAAGAGATAATAGACGAATAGATGATAGACCGA belongs to Chryseobacterium sp. KACC 21268 and includes:
- a CDS encoding altronate dehydratase family protein, with product MMKKVLKVNPKDNVVVALMDLYAGEIVDLDGTPYQVLTDTKAKHKFAGEHFEAGDQIIMYGVVVGKANQAIQKGEVITTENVKHQSEPVFKKTGNLGWTPPNVDRWKDKTFNGYHRSDGQVGTKNVWLFFPLVFCENKNIEKLKDIFENELLPKKEVSYKNFLRSLIEEKNIAEIEDNSRNENLLDNIEVKFINHQGGCGGIRQDSELLAKLLAGYVNNPNVAGATVLSLGCQNLQVDIFQNALKEMSPNSDKEILVFEQQKIGTTDKMFQMVIKDSFEAIKRANKIERQPAPVSKISIGLECGGSDGFSGISANPALGVVSDIFAALGGKTILAEFPELCGVEQELMNRCVDEEKADKFLSLMKAFEKSVVDAGSGFDMNPSPGNIKDGLITDAMKSAGASKKGGTAPIVDVLDYGEYISKPGLNLLNTPGNDAECTTGLVGSGATVVLFTTGLGNPMGNPIAPVVKISSNTALINRMSDIIDVNAGTVITGEKSIQEVGEEIVDYIIELASGNVETKADQLKQDVFIPWKRGVSL
- a CDS encoding tagaturonate reductase: MEYQTKQKLSRENSALTEKLPIKFLQFGEGNFLRAFVDYLIDKMNKEAGFNAGVAVVQPTQGGLVDMLEEQNNLYTLFVRGVKKGQIVDDQSVISAIQRSLSPYEHYQEYLDLAKGEDLQFILSNTTEAGIAFDESETSLEAGPHKNFPAKVTAFLYERFKYFNGADDKGLHIIPCELIENNGLTLKKYILQYAQLWNLEEGFSAWVENSNSFHNTLVDRIVPGYPREEKDEYEAKFDYDDSLMVVCEAFLLWVIEGDDKLKAKIPFDKIDDQVLIVDDITPYRTRKVRILNGAHTAMLAFSILDGKETVKEAIDADFAGKWISDTVYNEIIPTLDLSKEELTAFAEEVFDRFRNPFLKHQLSSIALNSIAKFKVRVLPSLLQYVEDKKELPVNLTFALAALIRFYQGEFNGKQLPVMDDAPVVKRFNEIWATNDLGEVAKAALSEISFWDQDLTEVQGLLESVTKALSAIDSKGIEEGYKNFIQ
- a CDS encoding MFS transporter, whose protein sequence is MNQSTTTKPTTFRWTIVGLLFLATTVNYLDRQVLSLTWKDFIAPEFHWDNNDYGNITALFSIFYAASMIFAGKFVDWMDTKKGFLWAIGVWSVGAVLHAFCGIATSGIILGDWFVSFEGAKHNIATVKDISRVINVSVALFIFARLILAIGEAGNFPAAIKTTAEYFPKKDRALATSIFNAGATVGALAAPISIPFIAQALGWEMAFIIIGALGFLWMGIWIFYYKKPHEHPKVNQGELDYINQDIDTTIIEDLSQPKTTFTLAQCFKYRQTWAFVFGKFMTDGVWWFYLFWTPAYLSSVYGMDSTQSAFPLFVLYMITLVSIVGGWLPTYFVEKKGMNPYSGRMKAMLIFAFFPLLALLAQSTGKVSYWFPVLIIGIAGAAHQAWSANIFSTVGDMFPKKAIATITGIGGLAGGIGSTIINKSSGLLFDYSHKAWTTVDGVPLLEKFPQYADQRLPEGFFAQLQKSGAVVVDGIDKGYMIIFSFCAVAYLIAWFVMKSLVPTYKIIKE
- a CDS encoding bifunctional 4-hydroxy-2-oxoglutarate aldolase/2-dehydro-3-deoxy-phosphogluconate aldolase, producing MTKIQLVTNAIINQGILPLYYNADETVTLDILKALYRAGIRAVEYTSRGENALSNFTKMVELRNAEMPEMLLGIGTIKNLVQADAYVKAGADFFISPGFVPEVAEFLISKHLLYSPGCMTPTDIIAAENAGVTFVKLFPGNALGPGFMSAIKDVFPNLVFMPTGGVDTTKESIESWFKAGVSAVGMGSKLVSKELMASKDYATIENETKKVLEIIKSIKAS
- a CDS encoding YhcH/YjgK/YiaL family protein; this encodes MIIDTLENASQYFLLNPLFEKAFDYLKNKNLDSLEVGVTEIQEDLRMIVFDEMAKTKEESLSKFECHNQNIDIQICLKGIENMGWKPRQKCTNPIGEYNAEKDVLFYNDDPDMFFQLNDNQFAIFYPNDVHAPMIGNGFIRKIVFKVKI
- a CDS encoding sugar kinase; translation: MGKVVSFGEVIMRLSPANNRMMKQSNEMEFFFGGTELNVAASLATMGCDVKHVSVVSDDFVGESAISSIKSYGIDTTHIAKNEHPLGLYFLEVGSSVRASRIAYNRLNGSFANINPNQIDWEKALEGADYFHWTGISPGISESAYIALKQGLKTANEKGIEITADPAYRSNLWKYGKEGFEVLKELVSYSTIFIGGVNEINEIIGTKFSSDKDSFIEACKEFQKQMPSIKKIFDKVRVGASASTQETQGRAWANETYFESEPIEILQVVDRIGTGDAFAAGLIYGLLNFDDETALKFGNAACAIKHTVPGDINHCSASDILDVMNGDKGGRIKR
- a CDS encoding cupin domain-containing protein, whose amino-acid sequence is MKTEHTPQTFYKSDSTEWEKIDEYIDRQIVGYDNSVMMVNVRFKKGGIGYAHQHPHIQVTYVSEGSFEVTIGEEKTTLKKGDSFFVHSNIVHGVVCLEDGILVDVFSPHREDFIK
- the uxaC gene encoding glucuronate isomerase; translation: MSTKPFITDTFLLKNKFAEELYFNFAEKQPIIDYHNHLPPKEIAENRQFENITQVWIGGDHYKWRAMRTMGVNEKFITGNASDKEKFAAWAKTVPNTLRNPLFHWTHLELARYFDVYDLLSEKNTDEVYENVSAQLQTPEKSVHGLLKMRNVETVCTTEDPIDTLEYHQTIKQNNIGIKVSTAFRPDKAILIDNEDYNAYIDKLGESAGIEINSYQDLQDALNKRIQFFHENGCRLCDHGLNNISFETFTDSEINSIFETKRKGEALTAHQIEQFKTAILLFLGETYHSLGWVQQYHLGALRNNNARMLKVLGPDTGWDSIGDFSQAANLSRFLNTLDSKDKLTKTIIYNLNPADNEIMATMIGNFNDGSVKGKVQFGSGWWFLDQKDGMEKQLNALSNMGLISTFVGMLTDSRSFLSFPRHEYFRRVLCNLLGNEIESGELPQDMDLVGKIVSDICYNNAKDYFTF